A stretch of the Polyangiaceae bacterium genome encodes the following:
- a CDS encoding FecR domain-containing protein has product MSEHGGEPKALERVTAEMREAAAPEPDWDRLEQRLFARIDADERSTRRGQSFRIVAVLAAAAAVLLVVSGVWRSEKTELASTPTVAPPSARVFGPGATRVDGTALTPGDQVVADKLPLLVDHPGRARWTLDPESQATITAVGAVLSLKLTHGALSAEVVPSTQPETFVVEVEGARVAVHGTAFRVVKSPEGVNVSVSEGVVAVGAQGDKPGYFLHAGDFGKFSQDGRSGEVKRSAVASPEPALVEPKPAGTAKPALATSPSAAHVEKALDQISGAASQCFTAVGAQGEVRVQVRTQLEASFGPDGKLRALTFEPPLSPTVSECVQRESVKLRVPESRQGGSGGRALLLGS; this is encoded by the coding sequence ATGAGCGAGCACGGTGGTGAACCGAAGGCCCTCGAACGCGTCACCGCGGAGATGCGCGAGGCTGCCGCGCCGGAGCCGGACTGGGATCGCCTGGAGCAGCGGCTCTTCGCGCGCATCGACGCCGACGAGCGCTCGACGCGGCGCGGTCAGAGCTTCCGCATCGTCGCCGTGCTGGCCGCGGCAGCGGCCGTCCTCTTGGTGGTGAGCGGCGTCTGGCGCTCGGAGAAGACCGAGCTCGCGAGCACGCCGACCGTCGCCCCGCCGAGCGCCCGGGTGTTCGGTCCGGGCGCGACGCGCGTGGACGGAACGGCCCTGACCCCCGGCGATCAGGTCGTGGCGGACAAGCTGCCCTTGCTCGTCGATCACCCCGGACGCGCTCGCTGGACCCTCGATCCGGAGAGCCAAGCGACCATCACTGCCGTCGGCGCGGTGCTCAGCTTGAAGCTCACGCACGGGGCGCTCTCGGCGGAGGTCGTCCCGAGCACCCAACCCGAGACCTTCGTGGTCGAGGTCGAGGGCGCACGCGTCGCCGTCCACGGCACGGCCTTCCGCGTCGTCAAGAGCCCGGAGGGCGTGAACGTCTCGGTCAGCGAGGGCGTGGTCGCCGTCGGTGCGCAGGGCGACAAGCCCGGCTACTTCTTGCACGCGGGCGACTTCGGGAAATTCTCCCAGGATGGACGCAGCGGCGAAGTGAAGCGCTCCGCCGTGGCCAGCCCGGAGCCGGCGCTCGTCGAGCCGAAGCCGGCTGGCACCGCGAAGCCCGCGCTCGCCACCTCCCCCTCGGCGGCGCACGTCGAGAAGGCGCTGGACCAAATCTCCGGCGCGGCCAGCCAGTGCTTCACTGCGGTCGGCGCGCAGGGCGAGGTCCGCGTCCAGGTGCGCACTCAGCTCGAGGCGAGCTTCGGTCCCGACGGCAAGCTGCGCGCGCTCACGTTCGAGCCGCCGCTCTCGCCAACGGTCAGCGAGTGCGTGCAGCGCGAGAGCGTCAAGCTGCGCGTCCCGGAGAGCCGCCAAGGTGGCAGCGGTGGACGCGCGCTGCTGCTGGGCTCCTGA
- a CDS encoding purine-nucleoside phosphorylase gives MSTALSSELAEAAARVRGLGAPNPEVGVVLGSGLGAFGDSLADLVKLPYAEIPHMPRSSVVGHAGNLCLGRVGAARVACLQGRVHAYEGHDLDRVTFGVRLLAELGCRAVLLTNAAGGVKAGFSPGDLMLIVDHLNLMGRNPLVGPNDDGAGPRFPDMTRAYDAELCAAARGIAGELGVKLQEGVYAGLLGPSYETPAEIRMLKTLGADAVGMSTVPEVLVLRHRGVRVGAMSCITNLGAGLSDSLLDHSEVEETAKKTRERFTALLGKWVERAASIVGGGA, from the coding sequence ATGTCCACCGCGCTCTCGAGCGAGCTCGCCGAAGCCGCGGCGCGGGTCCGGGGCCTCGGCGCTCCAAACCCCGAAGTCGGCGTCGTGCTCGGGTCCGGCCTCGGCGCGTTCGGAGACTCCCTCGCCGACCTCGTCAAGCTGCCCTACGCGGAAATCCCGCACATGCCCCGCTCCTCGGTGGTGGGGCACGCGGGCAATCTTTGCCTGGGCCGGGTGGGGGCGGCTCGGGTCGCCTGCCTGCAAGGACGCGTGCACGCCTACGAGGGGCACGACCTCGACCGAGTCACCTTCGGGGTCCGCTTGCTCGCGGAGCTCGGCTGTCGGGCGGTCTTGCTGACGAACGCGGCGGGCGGGGTCAAGGCCGGCTTCTCGCCGGGCGATCTGATGCTGATCGTGGACCACCTGAACCTGATGGGGCGAAACCCGCTGGTCGGACCCAACGACGATGGCGCCGGGCCGCGCTTCCCCGACATGACCCGCGCCTACGACGCCGAGCTGTGCGCGGCGGCGCGCGGGATCGCCGGGGAGCTCGGGGTGAAGCTTCAGGAAGGCGTGTACGCGGGGCTGCTCGGGCCGAGCTACGAGACGCCGGCGGAGATCCGCATGCTGAAGACTCTGGGGGCGGACGCCGTCGGCATGAGCACGGTCCCCGAGGTGCTGGTGTTGCGCCATCGTGGCGTGCGGGTCGGCGCCATGAGCTGCATCACGAACCTGGGGGCCGGACTCTCCGACTCGTTGCTCGATCACTCGGAGGTCGAGGAGACGGCGAAGAAGACCCGCGAACGCTTCACCGCGCTCTTGGGCAAGTGGGTGGAGCGGGCGGCCAGCATCGTGGGCGGCGGCGCATGA